A genomic stretch from Cellulomonas sp. KRMCY2 includes:
- a CDS encoding substrate-binding domain-containing protein, with amino-acid sequence MTLAAGLAAAALTLAACSGAVDTGQDAEPTEDTGTATTDSGRPAACDEETPYLAVALPNLTNPYYVAMKQGFEDAAEANGFEVEVQIANDDDAAQLAQVQSMLQKEPCALALNAVKSEPAAAIVKAANDAGVPVFTVNVIVSEEALTDQGAEIMQYLGADNAAGGAQMAEQVLADLGADATFEIGFITEPDEVPVLMRDEGFEEAIAVNPNATVVAKVDGNVKPDDSLQATTELLSGNPGVTVLFASTGPATYGALQALQGNDNVKVYGFCASEEPLTGIYPACVAQEPADYGKRVVEQVRAWVDGATPEPVILRPLKMFLDGDTPAPGEVG; translated from the coding sequence ATGACCCTTGCAGCAGGTCTCGCTGCGGCAGCCCTCACCCTTGCCGCGTGCAGCGGCGCGGTCGACACCGGCCAGGACGCGGAGCCCACCGAGGACACCGGAACGGCAACCACGGACTCGGGGCGCCCGGCCGCCTGTGACGAGGAGACCCCGTACCTTGCAGTCGCACTGCCGAACCTCACCAACCCCTACTACGTCGCGATGAAGCAGGGGTTCGAGGACGCCGCAGAGGCGAACGGCTTCGAGGTCGAGGTCCAGATCGCCAACGACGACGACGCCGCCCAGCTCGCTCAGGTCCAGTCCATGCTCCAGAAGGAGCCCTGCGCTCTGGCGCTCAACGCGGTCAAGTCCGAACCGGCGGCCGCCATCGTCAAGGCCGCGAACGATGCGGGCGTCCCGGTGTTCACGGTCAACGTCATCGTCTCCGAGGAGGCCTTGACCGATCAGGGTGCCGAGATCATGCAGTACCTCGGTGCGGACAACGCTGCTGGTGGTGCACAGATGGCCGAGCAGGTTCTCGCGGACCTCGGTGCGGACGCGACGTTCGAGATCGGGTTCATCACGGAGCCCGACGAGGTCCCGGTCCTGATGCGTGACGAAGGCTTCGAGGAGGCCATCGCGGTCAACCCGAACGCCACCGTCGTGGCCAAGGTCGACGGCAACGTCAAGCCCGACGACAGCCTGCAGGCCACCACCGAGCTGCTCTCCGGCAACCCGGGTGTCACGGTCCTGTTCGCGAGCACCGGTCCGGCCACCTACGGCGCACTGCAGGCCCTCCAGGGCAACGACAACGTCAAGGTGTACGGCTTCTGCGCCTCGGAAGAGCCACTGACGGGCATCTACCCGGCCTGCGTGGCCCAGGAGCCCGCCGACTACGGCAAGCGAGTTGTCGAGCAGGTGCGTGCCTGGGTCGACGGGGCGACCCCCGAGCCGGTCATCCTGCGGCCGCTGAAGATGTTCCTCGACGGCGACACGCCGGCACCGGGCGAGGTGGGCTGA
- a CDS encoding SIS domain-containing protein, protein MPDPEPATILAAAREAIETEAAGVLAVAEHLDESFVQTVELLAGCTGKVFVTGSGTSGAVARRMAHLLSVCGTPAVYAQPMDALHGSMGAIVEGDILIAISHGGESNEVNELARRVRARTVPIVSLTSAPESTLAQLGDITVVLSDEDVDPGGVIAMGSTLMVAVWGDALAYVLMRRSRYGWEQVLETHPAGAVGQIAELPDSLPSLSGTGAAHPEE, encoded by the coding sequence ATGCCCGACCCAGAGCCCGCCACGATCCTCGCGGCCGCCCGTGAGGCCATTGAGACTGAAGCGGCCGGGGTGCTCGCTGTCGCCGAGCATCTCGACGAGAGCTTCGTCCAGACCGTCGAACTGCTGGCCGGGTGCACCGGAAAGGTCTTCGTCACTGGCTCAGGGACGTCAGGGGCAGTAGCCCGGCGGATGGCGCACCTGCTCTCGGTCTGCGGCACGCCCGCTGTGTACGCCCAGCCGATGGACGCGCTGCACGGGTCGATGGGTGCGATCGTCGAGGGCGACATCCTCATCGCCATCTCCCATGGCGGCGAGTCCAACGAGGTCAACGAGCTCGCCCGGCGCGTGCGTGCCCGCACCGTCCCGATCGTGTCCCTGACCTCCGCCCCCGAGTCCACTCTCGCCCAGCTCGGCGACATCACCGTCGTGCTGTCCGACGAGGACGTCGACCCCGGTGGAGTCATCGCAATGGGCAGCACCCTGATGGTCGCCGTCTGGGGTGATGCACTGGCCTACGTCCTGATGCGGCGCAGTCGCTACGGTTGGGAGCAGGTCCTGGAGACCCACCCGGCCGGTGCGGTCGGGCAGATCGCCGAGCTCCCCGACTCCCTGCCGTCGTTGTCCGGCACGGGCGCGGCGCACCCGGAGGAGTGA
- a CDS encoding sugar ABC transporter ATP-binding protein — MNGPAATDHTQVDGGLRAHDVIKRYSGVPVLKGVSVAVRPGQVVGLVGHNGAGKSTLLRILAGATNPDGGRLEVDGQALALASPADALEAGIATVYQELSLLPNLTVTQNVFLGTESARAGIMLREDMRRRAQDLIERFELKLDVDRRLGDYPVATRQLLEIAIATHRDAKYLLLDEPTTSLEGDQVERFLAKVRSLANDEGLGILFVDHKLDELYSVASDIVALVDGEVRISGCVDAVSRADVVQAIAGPDHRPLAGRGASSVPEAPDATRNPVDDRPAALEVRELRTPVLQGVSLRAHPGRVLGLYGLVGSGRTEFLRALVGLDAAASGDIELRGCPYHPRNPAAAQRAGLVYLTEERKIDGIVPGLDSATNVALPILGSFTRLGFLDHRAMRRGASSYLDQLRVLGNRNAPVVSLSGGNQQKVLLARALAQEPTVLLLDEPTKGVDLGVKAEIHRIIRALAHDEGLTVVLVSSEEDEILEVSDDVVIFAHGRCTGELLPAAALSPSQLRHAAWNAA; from the coding sequence GTGAACGGGCCGGCGGCGACGGATCACACCCAGGTGGACGGAGGCCTGCGCGCGCACGACGTGATCAAGCGGTACTCGGGCGTCCCGGTGCTCAAGGGTGTGTCGGTCGCCGTCCGGCCCGGCCAGGTCGTCGGACTGGTCGGCCACAACGGCGCCGGCAAGTCCACCCTCCTGCGGATCCTCGCCGGAGCGACCAACCCGGACGGTGGACGGCTCGAGGTCGACGGCCAGGCCCTGGCCCTCGCCTCACCGGCCGACGCCCTCGAGGCAGGGATCGCGACTGTCTACCAGGAGCTCTCGCTCCTGCCGAACCTCACGGTGACGCAGAACGTCTTCCTCGGCACCGAGTCGGCGCGGGCGGGCATCATGCTCCGTGAGGACATGCGCCGCCGGGCACAGGACCTGATCGAGCGGTTCGAGCTGAAGCTCGACGTCGACCGTCGGTTGGGTGACTACCCGGTCGCCACCCGCCAGCTCCTCGAGATCGCGATCGCGACGCACCGCGACGCGAAGTACCTGTTGCTCGACGAGCCGACCACCAGCCTGGAGGGCGACCAGGTCGAGCGTTTCCTGGCCAAGGTCCGGTCGTTGGCGAACGACGAGGGCCTGGGAATCCTGTTCGTTGATCACAAGCTCGACGAGCTGTACTCCGTGGCCAGCGACATCGTGGCCCTGGTCGATGGTGAGGTCCGGATCAGCGGCTGCGTCGACGCAGTCAGCCGCGCCGACGTGGTGCAGGCGATCGCAGGTCCGGACCACCGCCCGCTAGCGGGTCGCGGCGCTTCCTCCGTACCGGAGGCTCCCGATGCGACCCGCAACCCGGTCGACGACCGCCCGGCGGCACTGGAGGTGCGCGAACTGCGCACGCCCGTGCTTCAGGGCGTCAGCCTCCGGGCCCATCCGGGTCGGGTACTGGGTCTCTACGGCCTTGTCGGCTCCGGGCGCACAGAGTTCCTGCGGGCGCTGGTCGGCCTGGACGCGGCTGCTTCCGGCGACATCGAGCTCCGCGGCTGCCCGTACCACCCGCGCAATCCCGCAGCTGCCCAGCGGGCCGGGCTCGTGTACCTCACCGAGGAACGCAAGATCGACGGGATCGTCCCCGGGCTGGACTCGGCCACCAATGTCGCCCTGCCCATCCTGGGGTCCTTCACCCGGCTCGGGTTCCTCGACCACCGTGCGATGCGACGAGGCGCCAGCTCCTACCTCGACCAGCTCCGTGTGCTGGGCAATCGCAACGCCCCCGTCGTCAGCCTCTCTGGGGGCAACCAGCAGAAGGTCCTGCTCGCTCGGGCGCTTGCCCAGGAGCCGACGGTCCTGCTCCTCGACGAACCCACCAAGGGCGTGGATCTGGGGGTCAAGGCGGAGATCCACCGGATCATCCGTGCGCTCGCCCACGACGAGGGCCTGACGGTCGTCCTGGTCTCCAGCGAGGAGGACGAGATCCTCGAAGTCTCCGACGACGTCGTGATCTTCGCCCATGGGCGCTGCACCGGTGAGCTGCTGCCCGCCGCCGCCCTCAGCCCGTCCCAGCTGCGCCACGCCGCATGGAACGCGGCCTGA